The nucleotide window TGTCAATAATAGGCTCGGTATACTCGATATCCTTTTTCTTTCGTCACTTCATCCACATGGGGGAAGAGTTCTGCCACTTTTCGTTCAGCTGAAGGTGAGCCTTGCTTTTTCTGAATGACATACCATAGTTCTCCACGGGAGGTAAGATGCTGCGCTGCTTCAGTGAACATCTGGTACACCACTTCTTTGCCAGCACGAATTGGTGGGTTGGTAAAAATAAGGTCAAATTGTTCCTGTGGAATGGCATCAAAGATATCAGAAAGCAGAATGTGTACATTAGAAATCCCATTGCGTTCCGCATTCATTTTTGCAAGTTGAACCGCACGTTCATTAATATCAACCATCCAAACCTCTCGTCCTGGGTTTTGGGCTGCCAGCATAATTCCTAGGGGACCGTACCCACATCCCAGTTCCAAAATCTTGTTCGCATCTGCAGGGAGTATCAAAGCCTCCAAGAGTGTTCTACTTCCTAAATCGATTCGTTCTTTCGAAAAAACATTGGAATCGGTCACAAATGTAAACTCTCGATCTTGAAAACAGTATGTGATTTCCCGAAGATCATGGTGACTAGTCGGTTGCTTGGAGAAATAATGACTCATTCCTAACCTCCGTTTCCATATGAACGAAAAACCCGCCGGCAATGCAGCGGGTTCCTGAGATGAGGCTCTACTACTTCAATTCTACTGATGCGCCTGCTTCTTCTAATTTAGCTTTCATTTCTTCAGCTTCTGCTTTAGCAGCGCCTTCTTTGATTGGTGCTGGTGCACCGTCAACGAGGGCTTTTGCATCTTTCAAGCCGAGGCCTGTAATTTCACGAACAACTTTGATAACGTTGATCTTGGAAGCACCTGCTTCTTTAAGGATAACATCAAATTCTGTTTTCTCTTCAGCAGCACCTTCAGCAGCACCGCCAGCTACTACAGCTACAGGAGCAGCAGCAGTAACACCGAATTCTTCCTCAATCGCTTTTACTAGATCGTTCAATTCAAGAACGGTCATTTCTTTAATCGCAGCAATCATTTCTTCTTTAGTCATTTAATTTTCCTCCTTTTCGAATTCACTATGCATTAAGCAGATTGTTCTTCTTTTTGATCTGACACAGCTTTAACAGCAAGAGCAAAGTTGCGAATAGGTGCTTGAAGTACACTAAGCAACATGGAGAGTAAGCCTTCGCGAGATGGTAGCGTTGCAATTGCATTGATCTCATCTACAGATACGAAACGCCCTTCCATGACACCTGCTTTAATTTCTAGTGCTTCATGTTTCTTTGCAAATTCTGCAAGTACTTTTGCTGGTGCAACTACATCATCTGTACAAAAGGCAATAGCTGTTGGCCCTAAGAGGTATGGATGCAGTTCCTCCAACTCAACCTCAGATGCAGCACGCCGCGTCATGGTATTCTTGTATACTTTGAACTCAACGCCGGCTTCACGTAATTGCTTACGTAGTTCGGTCATTTCGGAAACAGTAAGACCACGATAGTCAGTGACAATAGTGCTCTTGGATGCAGCTAACTTATCTGCAATGGTCTTTACTAATTCCTTCTTCTGTTCCAATACAGCGGTCATGTGTACACCCCCCATATGATTTTTTTCCATAGAAAAGAGCCTTCGCAGACATGCATAAGGCTCTCAAGGTATCGATCATGAACAATTGCTTGTATCGAACGAAAACCTCGGTAGGATATTAAGCGTTAAGCACCTACTGTCTACGGTTATACCGATAAATTTATACGTTACAACATTTGAGATATTATCACATTGGTGATCAATATGTCAATGTGTAATTATTGGATTGTTGCTGTGTTTACATGAACACCAGGACCCATCGTAGATGAAACAGTGATGTTCTTCATGTAAATTCCTTTTGCTGCAGACGGCTTCATCTTGATTAAGATCTCAAGAAGAGTGTTCAGGTTTTCTTCCAATTGTTCTTGGGAGAAAGATGCTTTACCGATTGGCGCATGAATGATCCCGGCTTTATCCACACGGAATTCAATCTTACCAGCTTTTATTTCATTGACCGCTTTCTCTACTTCAAATGTTACTGTACCGGTTTTGGGGTTTGGCATCAAGCCTTTTGGCCCGAGCAAACGACCAATCTTACCTACAGTACCCATCATATCAGGTGTAGCTACGACCACATCAAAATCAAACCAACCCTGTTGAATTTTTGCAACTAAATCGTCGTCGCCAACAAAGTCAGCGCCAGCTGCTTCTGCCTCTTTGGCTTTCTCACCTTTAGCAAACACAAGAACCCGTTTGCTTTTTCCGGTACCATGAGGTAGCACAACAGCGCCACGAATATTTTGGTCAGCCTTCTTAGGATCCACTCCTAAACAGATGGCTGCTTCTACAGTTTCATCAAACTTTGCAGTAGCTGCTTCTTTAACAATGCGAACTGTTTCGTTGACTGTATAGGTGGCAGAACGATCAAACAGTTTCGCAGCTTCTGCTAAGCGTTTACCTTTCTTCGCCATTTAAAAACTCCTCCTTTGTGGTAGTAACGGTATGGTAGCCTCCCACGAATGAGGGATTGCGTCTACACGCAACCCCTATCACCGTAACTCGTTGATTAGTCAACGATTTCAATACCCATGCTGCGTGCAGTGCCTTCCACCATGCGCATCGCAGATTCAACGCTAGCAGCATTCAGGTCAGGCATTTTCAGCTCAGCAATTTCACGAACTTTATCCCGTTTTACGGTAGCCACTTTTTTCTTATTTGGTTCACCTGAACCAGATGGAATGCCAGCTGCTTTCTTTAGTAATACAGCGGCGGGTGGCGTTTTTGTAATAAATGTAAATGAACGGTCTTCAAAAACCGAAATTTCTACTGGAATGATCATACCTGCTTCCTCAGCAGTACGAGCATTGAACTCCTTACAGAATCCCATGATATTGATCTGCGCTTGACCAAGGGCAGGACCAACTGGTGGTGCAGGAGTAGCTTTACCAGCTTCAATTTGTAGCTTAATGACCTTGATTACTTTTTTTGCCACGTAAGACACCTCCTTACTCCAAAGATGTGGTATGACGGACGCTTCGTCCTCCCACGCATCATACAGTCGATCCATTCGAGCTGTATATAGGTCGAAACATATTGAATCTATCACAAAAAACAGATGGATTCAATACGCATTTTTCAGATCTTTTCAATTTGTGAAAAGTCTAATTCCACCGGAGTTTCACGTCCAAACATATTAACCATGACTTTCACCTTAAGCTTATCAGCTTGTACTTCATCGATATTGCCCACAAGATCTGCAAAAGGACCAGCTTTAACCTTAACACGATCGCCTACTGCTACGTCAAGGGGCGGTATCATTTGTTCAACGCCCATTTGCTTGAGGATGGCGTTAACTTCCTCGGCTTGAAGGGGGATGGGTTTCGAGCCAGATCCCGTCGAACCAACGAAACCGGTCACACCCGGTGTATTACGGACAACATACCAAGAGTCATCCGTCATTACCATCTCTACCAATACATAACCAGGGAAGAATTTGCGTTGTACACTTTTCTTCTTACCATCTTTTGTTTCGACTACTTCTTCCATCGGGACAAGGACAGTAAAAATCTTATCCTGCATCTCCATGGACTCTACGCGTTTTTCTAAGTTTGTCTTAACCTTGTTTTCATACCCTGAATACGTATGAACAACATACCAACGTTTTTCCATATGCGAGGACTCTTGTCCATCCTCCCTTCTCAATCAAAGCTCTACACTACCGTTTCCAATCTTCCTATTTTAAGATAAATTGGAGTAGATTTGAGAAAACCCAATCGGTAAAGTAGAAGAATAAAGTTAAAAATACCACTGTCCCAATTACAACAATGGTGTAACTGGTCATTTCTTTACGATTTGGCCAACGAACTTTTTTAAGTTCTTTTACACTGTCACTAAAAAATGCACCGGTTCTACGGAATCCAGCACCAATCTTTGCGACAAAGCTCAACGACGCCACCTCCATCGCTTTTTCCATTCAATTCAACAGGTCTAACTAGAAATACCCGACCACAAGTAAGAGCAATTACTTGGTTTCACGGTGTGCTGTATGGTGTGCGCAGCGTGGGCAGTACTTGCTAAACTCCATACGATCTGGGTGCTTCCGTTTATTTTTGGTCGTAGTATAATTGCGTTCCTTGCATTCCGTGCATTGCAACGTAATGTTTACACGCATCCTTCTTTACACCTCCCATGATCAAGCGGTCAGCTAAATCTTGTATAT belongs to Rubeoparvulum massiliense and includes:
- the rplA gene encoding 50S ribosomal protein L1; this translates as MAKKGKRLAEAAKLFDRSATYTVNETVRIVKEAATAKFDETVEAAICLGVDPKKADQNIRGAVVLPHGTGKSKRVLVFAKGEKAKEAEAAGADFVGDDDLVAKIQQGWFDFDVVVATPDMMGTVGKIGRLLGPKGLMPNPKTGTVTFEVEKAVNEIKAGKIEFRVDKAGIIHAPIGKASFSQEQLEENLNTLLEILIKMKPSAAKGIYMKNITVSSTMGPGVHVNTATIQ
- the rpmG gene encoding 50S ribosomal protein L33, with product MRVNITLQCTECKERNYTTTKNKRKHPDRMEFSKYCPRCAHHTAHRETK
- the rplK gene encoding 50S ribosomal protein L11, encoding MAKKVIKVIKLQIEAGKATPAPPVGPALGQAQINIMGFCKEFNARTAEEAGMIIPVEISVFEDRSFTFITKTPPAAVLLKKAAGIPSGSGEPNKKKVATVKRDKVREIAELKMPDLNAASVESAMRMVEGTARSMGIEIVD
- the rplJ gene encoding 50S ribosomal protein L10, with translation MTAVLEQKKELVKTIADKLAASKSTIVTDYRGLTVSEMTELRKQLREAGVEFKVYKNTMTRRAASEVELEELHPYLLGPTAIAFCTDDVVAPAKVLAEFAKKHEALEIKAGVMEGRFVSVDEINAIATLPSREGLLSMLLSVLQAPIRNFALAVKAVSDQKEEQSA
- the secE gene encoding preprotein translocase subunit SecE, whose product is MSFVAKIGAGFRRTGAFFSDSVKELKKVRWPNRKEMTSYTIVVIGTVVFLTLFFYFTDWVFSNLLQFILK
- a CDS encoding class I SAM-dependent methyltransferase, which codes for MSHYFSKQPTSHHDLREITYCFQDREFTFVTDSNVFSKERIDLGSRTLLEALILPADANKILELGCGYGPLGIMLAAQNPGREVWMVDINERAVQLAKMNAERNGISNVHILLSDIFDAIPQEQFDLIFTNPPIRAGKEVVYQMFTEAAQHLTSRGELWYVIQKKQGSPSAERKVAELFPHVDEVTKEKGYRVYRAYY
- the rplL gene encoding 50S ribosomal protein L7/L12; its protein translation is MTKEEMIAAIKEMTVLELNDLVKAIEEEFGVTAAAPVAVVAGGAAEGAAEEKTEFDVILKEAGASKINVIKVVREITGLGLKDAKALVDGAPAPIKEGAAKAEAEEMKAKLEEAGASVELK
- the nusG gene encoding transcription termination/antitermination protein NusG; translation: MEKRWYVVHTYSGYENKVKTNLEKRVESMEMQDKIFTVLVPMEEVVETKDGKKKSVQRKFFPGYVLVEMVMTDDSWYVVRNTPGVTGFVGSTGSGSKPIPLQAEEVNAILKQMGVEQMIPPLDVAVGDRVKVKAGPFADLVGNIDEVQADKLKVKVMVNMFGRETPVELDFSQIEKI